Proteins encoded by one window of Eremothecium cymbalariae DBVPG#7215 chromosome 1, complete sequence:
- the EGH1 gene encoding hydrolase (similar to Ashbya gossypii AAR017W), translating to MERICISPEGEFTDEYGNVIQLRGVNLDPSNKLPNYPLITTNTPLEEEFWDDAKNVSFANPNLNIKEAEEHIKRLRLLGYNCIRYCFTWEALEHGGPGIYDEEYLKYTVEFLRVIRKVGGIYVYFDPHQDTWSRFSGGSGAPLWTFHCAGLQPKRFQITDAAVLHNHYFDMKSKKEFMEYPKMIWTTNYFRLAAQTMFTVFFGGKAFAPKCIINGVNIQDFLQERFFAAVMTFYQYIRDNAPELFEENYILGLETLNEPSCGYISFKNLNQHWKDHNLRRGTTPTSFQSFQLGEGLACSVDSFEFTVFGAKKMGKTRIDPKGQSAWLTAEERKRLDEEYGWQRDIDWSPGCIWKLHNVWGYDPIKKYAQLYASDYFTQVPGTEKEVNIELFVNNYFTEFLIKYRSEFRKIDSERFLFIEPPLLHKPPYLRGSELMDGKTVYACHYYDGMTMTFKSWNKKFNIDTFGFMRGAYLNPIFGMVFGELNIRRCLRRQFKQIKHEGREYFGDNVPIFFTETGMPYDLEDKKAYQNGDYSSQISANDALGYAIEGNNISYSIWCYNPNNCHEWGDNWNREDFSIWCAEDAVRPTKNVVFSSTTNIETPPSTVATTTPSAEMSEGSTPVDELPSLDYSGFRALDAILRPFPIKINGTFRNAEFSLETKKYLLEINSHDKPERCTIVFLPRYHFPIESTIVKTSSGSYEYDTDQQIIKWCHEKGNQYLAVEHKLETSSPSYRSSGCSVM from the coding sequence ATGGAGAGAATATGTATTTCACCTGAGGGTGAATTTACAGATGAATATGGAAATGTTATACAACTAAGAGGTGTTAACCTTGACCCAAGTAATAAGCTTCCTAATTACCCCCTAATAACAACCAATACACCTTTAGAGGAGGAATTTTGGGACGATGCTAAGAATGTATCATTTGCTAATCCTAATTTAAACATAAAAGAGGCAGAAGAGCATATCAAACGACTAAGACTACTTGGGTATAACTGTATTCGGTACTGTTTTACATGGGAGGCCTTGGAACATGGCGGGCCTGGGATTTATGATGAAGAGTACTTGAAGTACACTGTGGAGTTTTTGCGGGTTATTCGTAAAGTGGGGGGCATATATGTGTATTTTGATCCTCATCAAGATACGTGGTCCCGTTTCTCAGGTGGGTCTGGTGCACCATTATGGACGTTTCACTGCGCTGGTTTGCAGCCAAAGCGATTCCAAATTACAGATGCAGCTGTGCTACACAATCATTATTTTGATATGAAGTCTAAGAAGGAGTTCATGGAATACCCAAAAATGATTTGGACTACGAACTACTTCCGGCTAGCAGCTCAAACCATGTTCACTGTATTTTTTGGCGGGAAAGCCTTTGCACCAAAGTGCATTATTAATGGTGTTAATATCCAAGATTTCCTTCAAGAGAGGTTTTTTGCTGCGGTAATGACTTTCTACCAATATATCCGGGATAATGCTCCGGAATTGTTTGAGgaaaattatattttaGGCTTAGAGACGTTGAATGAGCCAAGCTGTGGATATATCAGCTTTAAAAATCTAAACCAACACTGGAAGGACCATAATCTTCGCCGAGGCACAACGCCTACTAGCTTTCAATCTTTCCAATTGGGGGAGGGGCTTGCTTGTAGCGTCGATTCTTTCGAATTTACTGTATTCGGGGCTAAAAAGATGGGCAAGACCAGAATTGATCCCAAAGGGCAATCAGCATGGCTAACCgcagaagaaagaaagagatTAGACGAGGAATATGGCTGGCAACGAGATATAGATTGGTCTCCGGGCTGCATTTGGAAATTGCATAATGTATGGGGTTATGAcccaattaaaaaatatgcTCAGCTCTACGCATCAGATTACTTTACCCAAGTACCAGGCACAGAGAAGGAGGTTAACATTGAACTTTTTGTAAACAACTATTTTACTGAATTTTTGATCAAGTATAGATCTGAATTTAGGAAAATTGATAGTGAAAGATTTTTATTCATAGAACCGCCGCTTTTACACAAGCCACCTTATCTAAGAGGCTCCGAGTTGATGGATGGCAAGACGGTGTATGCTTGTCATTATTATGATGGTATGACAATGACTTTCAAATCATGGAATAAAAAGTTTAATATTGACACCTTTGGTTTTATGCGTGGCGCTTATCTAAATCCAATATTCGGCATGGTTTTTGGAGAATTGAACATTCGAAGATGCCTCAGGAGGCAATTCAAGCAAATCAAGCACGAAGGTAGAGAATACTTTGGTGATAACGTTCCGATTTTCTTCACAGAAACTGGAATGCCGTATGATCTCGAAGACAAGAAGGCTTACCAAAATGGTGATTATTCGTCCCAAATTAGTGCAAATGATGCTTTGGGTTATGCTATAGAGGGAAACAACATTTCGTATTCAATATGGTGTTATAATCCTAACAATTGCCACGAATGGGGGGACAATTGGAATAGAgaagatttttcaatttggtGTGCTGAGGACGCAGTTAGACCCACCAAAAACGTGGTATTTTCTTCTACCACTAACATAGAGACTCCTCCTTCCACAGTGGCCACAACAACACCCTCAGCCGAAATGTCTGAGGGCAGTACGCCTGTTGATGAACTCCCAAGTTTAGATTATAGTGGTTTCCGTGCGTTGGATGCGATTCTCAGACCATTTCCAATAAAGATAAATGGTACTTTCAGAAATGCAGAATTCAGCCTTGAAACGAAGAAATATCTCTTGGAAATTAATTCACATGATAAACCTGAACGTTGCACAATCGTTTTCCTACCTCGTTACCATTTCCCCATAGAATCTACGATAGTTAAAACGTCATCTGGTTCCTATGAATACGACACTGATCAGCAAATCATAAAATGGTGCCATGAGAAGGGTAACCAATACCTAGCTGTTGAACACAAACTGGAAACAAGCAGTCCATCCTACCGCAGTAGTGGTTGTTCGGTAATGTAG
- the MDM38 gene encoding ribosome-binding protein MDM38 (similar to Ashbya gossypii AAR016W): MLMRAVLRKGGVQYAKCYGKYVGFGVVPVVEYRSRQERSMLVVGAARRGYGSGSGKGSLKTDGIDGAEIEGGKHGDVPAVNGKAGKPKDSLWSKVKHEVRHYVNGTKLLGYEIKVSMKHLMKFAKGYELSRRETKQLKRTMSDVFRLVPFSAFLIIPFAELLLPVVLKIFPNMLPSTYESGKQKEKKIVKFDEIRQKTSNFLQETLEESSLISYNSLESSEKKKKFLNFFRNLNSPKDNKVNIFTHDDIVTIAKMFKNDTVLDNLSRPQLVAMAKYMSLRPFGTDAMLRYQIRYSLKIIMDDDKVIDYEGVESLSMEELYQAATSRGIKTFGVSREELVQNMKVWLELRLRHRVPSVLMILSSAYTFDGLKTDQSNQAAQTSAQAKDDKFNKQLDLYYDGLLQVLSSIPDPVYNVAKLDVSTHKEQKPAAEAHEGETHPVTTAAQDPVTARTTPQYSEKVKTPSEKELVQEEYVQSSSDDNEFKLNVLKEQEELIRKEEEEAKLRKSSEVVEDNITLDEEEVSTTTLTQGKGEREGLEK, translated from the coding sequence ATGTTGATGAGGGCAGTGCTCAGAAAGGGGGGTGTTCAGTATGCGAAGTGCTATGGGAAATATGTCGGATTTGGTGTTGTGCCGGTGGTAGAGTATAGGAGTAGGCAGGAGCGTTCAATGTTGGTGGTTGGGGCGGCGAGACGTGGGTATGGCAGTGGCAGTGGTAAAGGATCTTTGAAGACGGATGGGATTGATGGTGCGGAGATAGAAGGTGGCAAGCACGGTGACGTTCCGGCTGTGAATGGGAAAGCCGGGAAGCCGAAGGATTCATTGTGGAGCAAGGTAAAACATGAGGTCAGACACTATGTGAATGGTACAAAGTTACTAGGGTATGAGATTAAAGTTTCGATGAAgcatttgatgaaatttGCCAAAGGGTATGAGTTGTCTAGACGTGAAACGAAACAATTGAAGAGGACTATGAGTGATGTGTTCCGGTTGGTACCGTTTTCGGCATTTTTGATTATTCCATTTGCAGAGTTACTGCTACCGGTGGTGCTTAAAATTTTCCCAAATATGTTGCCCTCAACATATGAATCTGGGAAacaaaaggagaagaagattgTAAAGTTCGATGAAATCAGACAGAAGACGTCGAATTTTCTTCAAGAAACCCTTGAAGAATCGTCTTTGATTTCTTATAATTCGTTGGAAAGCtcagagaagaagaagaagtttctCAACTTTTTTAGGAATCTCAATTCGCCTAAGGATAACAAGGTTAACATCTTTACACATGATGATATCGTCACCATTGCAAAAATGTTTAAAAACGACACAGTTCTGGATAACTTGTCTCGTCCACAGTTGGTTGCAATGGCAAAGTACATGTCTTTAAGACCCTTTGGCACGGATGCTATGCTGCGTTACCAGATTCGATACAGCCTGAAAATCATCATGGATGATGACAAGGTAATTGACTACGAGGGTGTTGAATCATTGTCAATGGAGGAGCTATATCAGGCGGCTACTTCCAGAGGTATTAAGACTTTCGGGGTTTCCCGTGAGGAATTAGTGCAAAATATGAAAGTTTGGTTAGAACTCAGATTAAGGCATCGAGTCCCAAGTGTGTTGATGATTTTATCAAGTGCGTACACTTTTGATGGTTTGAAAACAGACCAAAGTAACCAGGCCGCTCAAACATCCGCACAGGCAAAAGACGACAAGTTTAACAAGCAGTTGGATTTGTATTACGACGGCTTACTTCAGGTGTTGAGTTCTATTCCTGACCCGGTTTACAATGTTGCAAAGTTGGATGTTTCTACTCATAAGGAACAGAAGCCTGCCGCTGAGGCTCACGAAGGTGAAACACACCCCGTAACCACAGCTGCACAAGATCCTGTCACTGCACGTACTACCCCTCAGTATTCGGAGAAGGTTAAGACACCCTCAGAAAAGGAACTTGtacaagaagaatatgTTCAGTCATCATCGGATGATAACGAATTCAAATTGAATGTATTGAAAGAACAGGAAGAATTGATCaggaaagaagaagaggaagcCAAGCTGAGGAAAAGCTCTGAAGTCGTTGAGGACAACATCACTCtagatgaggaagaagtttcTACTACCACCCTCACTCAGGGTAAAGGGGAGCGGGAGGGCTTAGAGAAATAA
- the VLD1 gene encoding Vld1p (similar to Ashbya gossypii AAR015C), giving the protein MVHIHLKRSYTHLIQFMVVNGMSSAMNPLENAMKGAAIFSKQVQVFTYTVVYLRYVRDQSILNVLFPLLLISLTRFANNVEATYFDVETSEETGLTLKELLAKTIHVLQVLFVVQSLYAVVYHYFINLESDVCRWVYGYLFTDILGEFDCSLRGKTVLFVLDVIVLLCQLQVTTDRLTRLDNGRPVNLQVFPLRKYGILSILRTSTTGLQTEDWELTISAPLRSSDSGVISSRTNSGGFNEVAYGSVR; this is encoded by the coding sequence ATGGTTCACATACATCTCAAGCGTTCTTATACACATTTAATTCAATTCATGGTCGTTAATGGCATGAGTAGCGCAATGAATCCGCTGGAAAATGCAATGAAGGGGGCAGCGATATTTTCCAAGCAGGTGCAGGTATTCACATATACAGTTGTATACCTACGGTACGTGCGAGATCAGTCGATATTGAACGTACTATTTCctttgttgttgatatcCCTGACCAGGTTTGCGAATAACGTAGAAGCGACGTATTTTGATGTGGAGACGTCGGAGGAGACAGGTTTGACATTAAAGGAGCTTTTAGCTAAGACGATACATGTATTACAAGTGCTTTTCGTTGTTCAGTCGCTGTATGCGGTGGTTTATCACTATTTTATCAACTTGGAAAGCGATGTATGTCGATGGGTTTACGGGTATTTGTTTACTGATATTTTAGGGGAGTTTGATTGCTCACTGCGTGGCAAGACAGTGCTGTTCGTGCTCGATGTAATCGTGTTGCTATGTCAGTTGCAGGTTACGACAGACAGGCTGACACGACTAGACAATGGTAGGCCGGTGAATTTGCAAGTGTTTCCTCTACGTAAATATGGGATACTGTCTATTCTGAGAACCAGTACCACTGGTTTGCAAACAGAAGACTGGGAGTTGACAATTTCCGCGCCATTACGGAGTTCTGATAGCGGCGTCATCAGTAGCCGGACTAATTCTGGAGGATTCAATGAGGTTGCCTACGGTAGCGTGCGTTAG
- the RPR2 gene encoding ribonuclease P protein subunit RPR2 (similar to Ashbya gossypii AAR014C), which produces MQEERTKQQSEVDDNGVLCIRPPRTAGNKEHLQRINYLMQLAVFHTAHNSKDTFQGLSREYASNMDLIQKKTKVALMPTVKRRVCKQCRRIQLPTKTMRSYIENKSKVGRLNPKADVVVYQCRCGGVKRFPVGKDRTYRTYTEIEGNVLDLEGTHGGD; this is translated from the coding sequence ATGCAGGAAGAGCGGACGAAACAACAGTCGGAGGTGGATGATAATGGTGTTCTTTGTATACGGCCGCCAAGAACAGCGGGTAATAAGGAACATTTGCAGCGAATCAATTACCTAATGCAGCTGGCTGTGTTTCATACAGCGCATAATTCTAAAGATACCTTTCAAGGGCTGTCGCGGGAGTATGCTTCGAATATGGATCTGATACAAAAGAAGACCAAAGTGGCTTTGATGCCCACAGTAAAGCGAAGGGTTTGCAAACAATGCCGTAGAATCCAGCTCCCCACCAAGACAATGAGGTCATATATTGAGAACAAATCTAAAGTAGGACGCTTGAACCCTAAGGCTGATGTTGTGGTATATCAGTGCCGTTGTGGCGGGGTAAAGCGGTTTCCTGTAGGTAAAGATCGAACATACAGGACATACACAGAGATAGAAGGAAACGTTTTAGATTTAGAAGGCACACATGGGGGGGACTGA
- the MIM1 gene encoding Mim1p (similar to Ashbya gossypii AAR013W), with product MAEEILGDIQEVVQAAMLSNVSSRNEVEDKKKQHDGSDESGGSCGTIQGFSSNLESNLSRSFTASDVGSNSEGSTFSKVLSVAGSCSINLILPFLNGLMLGFGELLAHELSWKFSWFDRERNKGYRIYPEIRKTVALEELQRTKAIQMQQEVVNSNGFL from the coding sequence ATGGCGGAGGAAATTTTAGGAGATATTCAGGAAGTGGTACAAGCAGCGATGCTATCTAATGTGAGTAGTAGGAATGAAGTAGAAgacaagaagaagcaaCATGATGGGAGTGATGAAAGCGGAGGGTCATGTGGGACAATTCAGGGGTTTTCATCAAATCTGGAGTCTAATTTGTCCAGATCATTCACAGCAAGTGATGTTGGAAGCAATTCTGAAGGTTCAACGTTTAGCAAAGTGTTATCAGTTGCCGGATCATGCTCTATTAATCTAATTCTACCCTTTTTGAATGGACTTATGCTTGGCTTTGGAGAGCTTTTAGCGCATGAGTTAAGTTGGAAGTTTTCTTGGTTCGATAGGGAAAGAAACAAGGGGTACCGGATCTACCCGGAAATCAGGAAGACGGTAGCTTTGGAGGAACTGCAACGAACAAAGGCAATTCAGATGCAGCAGGAAGTTGTTAATTCGAATGGGTTTTTGTAG
- the PRE6 gene encoding proteasome core particle subunit alpha 4 (similar to Ashbya gossypii AAR012C 1-intron) — MSGYDRALSIFSPNGHIFQVEYALEAVKRGTCTVGVKGTDCVVLGCERRSTLKLQDPRITPSKISKIDRHVILSFAGLNADSRILIEKARVEAQSHRLTLEDPVTVEYMTRYIAGVQQRYTQSGGVRPFGVSTLIAGFDPRDTRPRLYQTEPSGIYSAWSAQAIGRNSKTVREFLEKNYSKHNPPTSEEACVKLTVKSLLEVVQTGAKNIEITVVRPDAEIITLTTEQITRYVDEIEQEKQQELEKKKQGE; from the exons ATGAGTGGCTACGACAGGGCGCTATCTATCTTTTC TCCAAACGGTCATATTTTCCAAGTGGAGTATGCTTTGGAAGCTGTGAAGCGAGGTACGTGTACAGTAGGTGTGAAGGGTACCGATTGTGTTGTTTTGGGTTGCGAAAGAAGATCTACGTTGAAGCTACAGGACCCCAGAATTACCCCATCTAAGATATCGAAGATTGACAGACATGTAATTCTTTCATTTGCTGGTCTTAATGCGGATTCGCGAATTTTAATCGAAAAGGCACGTGTCGAGGCACAGTCACATCGATTAACTTTGGAAGACCCCGTAACTGTGGAGTACATGACGAGGTACATCGCCGGTGTACAGCAACGCTATACTCAGTCAGGAGGTGTGCGGCCCTTTGGAGTATCGACATTGATTGCAGGCTTTGATCCCAGAGACACCAGGCCTCGGTTATACCAGACAGAACCTAGCGGAATATACTCTGCATGGTCGGCCCAAGCGATTGGGAGAAACTCCAAAACAGTGAGGGAGTTCTTGGAAAAGAACTACTCAAAGCACAACCCTCCCACGTCCGAAGAAGCATGTGTGAAATTGACAGTAAAATCCTTGTTGGAGGTCGTGCAAACAGGCGCCAAAAACATTGAGATAACTGTCGTGAGGCCAGATGCCGAGATTATAACCCTGACAACAGAACAGATCACCAGGTATGTGGATGAAATCGAACAGGAAAAGCAGCAGGAGCtagaaaagaaaaagcagGGCGAATGA
- a CDS encoding uncharacterized protein (similar to Ashbya gossypii AAR011C), whose amino-acid sequence MDTTTTMSNTLQDIKEEEDAEYMQDDGGCAAVSSGVVGSVGVSQLPHSPTSQASSYGTELMLDDAMQEAEAGDRGEGISDGGSGKRELGLGLGISNEQEGFEERRGMAGVTGDSVGGSHSSVLLLSQMLRKRPSQLQMTGEEALLPPLPDIDIGASHMFGAPVETEVVDLSDLKESLILDNTERSTMHVNSGSLIDVPHLSMPLPLHMNGFRNGFSSDDLVTEPLAADPDDSFDLSKALEMSNHEHSSSSSNQATSSSDVENITGVSTSNPMSPLVSAPMASLKRKISFTFNANSSSNLEGTPGLSSTSVVPQQQDSSLIKTSTKSSSNNSRSNSFSGGRTSRSSSNAAYNVLFPTLNATIESSAEQVHHQVIQETSKRSLRKYSAGSHNGSSVSILNNSSSSSSNNNILSVAGCHTGNNYNASTAVGDAIRKSHSWLSAKKRSSGNLAGSYNTDVAKGYGTSLSSPLVSKKTPLLRRASSVILRKAYPKRKGSVGLSSSVPSSPQADQLREQSSLSSPCGYEDFTTANPLKNRIKPSLSAILSPASSDHENDYLGSIPAYAPTLIHSGSVLTPATSPILSVTSPISSYPPSFGSKVKRGFSRIIGGGQSKPIASQTIESSITPVPSAYSTFQDTVSGSYRTSPVDSVFTTDELHSIGKSSIDRQGYLRSPDSAIASQSSSLRHVSTKRELLSSVTNNCINPRRNPSNKNQNSQNGSVLLTGSIGQNFNLPKSNSSSSVCAQNSATSATSESSIDLDSSGQFSKSEVEVNVDVNALTKNLPTITITENFGAKNTTPIQTQSNILLDKAYISAVNVPSLSKAKSNNNKTRKIPLKEYIHILMSQQMIEDQRFAVLENSFNTSGWCSNDDMLNLRQKRVIINRKWAERISYYQNKLEA is encoded by the coding sequence ATGGACACGACGACGACTATGAGCAACACATTACAGGATAtaaaagaagaggaggatgCTGAGTACATGCAAGATGATGGGGGATGTGCAGCTGTATCATCGGGCGTCGTAGGTTCAGTTGGTGTGTCGCAGTTGCCACACTCGCCTACATCGCAGGCTTCTAGTTATGGGACGGAGTTGATGTTGGATGATGCGATGCAAGAGGCGGAGGCGGGAGATCGTGGGGAGGGGATTTCGGACGGCGGTAGTGGGAAGAGGGAGTTGGGGCTTGGGTTGGGCATTTCGAATGAACAAGAAGGGTTTGAAGAGAGACGTGGGATGGCGGGTGTTACTGGGGATTCTGTTGGTGGTAGCCATTCGAGTGTATTATTGCTTTCGCAGATGCTTAGGAAAAGGCCGAGTCAGCTTCAGATGACAGGTGAAGAGGCGCTATTGCCACCGTTGCCAGATATTGATATTGGTGCTTCCCATATGTTTGGAGCACCGGTTGAAACTGAGGTGGTAGACTTGAGCGACTTGAAGGAGAGTCTAATTCTGGATAATACTGAACGCAGTACTATGCATGTGAACTCTGGCTCTCTTATTGATGTACCACACTTGAGCATGCCTTTACCTTTGCATATGAATGGTTTCAGGAATGGTTTTTCTTCCGATGACCTTGTCACTGAGCCGTTGGCGGCTGATCCTGATGATTCTTTTGATCTTTCTAAAGCTTTAGAAATGTCTAACCATGAACACAGTTCTAGCAGCAGTAACCAGGCTACATCCAGCAGTGATGTGGAAAATATTACTGGTGTGTCTACATCCAACCCAATGTCGCCATTAGTCTCGGCCCCTATGGCCTCATTAAAACGTAAGATATCTTTTACGTTTAACGCCAACTCTAGTTCCAACTTGGAGGGAACGCCAGGATTATCCTCGACGTCTGTAGTCCCACAGCAGCAGGATTCTTCACTGATCAAAACAAGTACAAAATCGAGCTCTAATAACAGTAGgtcaaattctttttctggTGGTCGTACTAGCAGGAGTAGCTCCAACGCAGCATATAATGTGCTGTTTCCAACGTTAAATGCCACCATTGAAAGTTCTGCTGAGCAAGTACATCATCAAGTCATCCAAGAAACTTCTAAAAGATCACTAAGGAAGTACAGCGCTGGTAGCCACAATGGTTCATCTGTTTCCATTCTTAAcaatagcagcagcagcagcagcaacaacaacatcttAAGTGTCGCTGGCTGCCATACCGGTAACAACTATAACGCTTCGACGGCTGTTGGTGATGCTATTCGGAAGTCACATTCATGGCTATCGGCCAAAAAAAGGTCTAGTGGCAATTTAGCTGGAAGTTACAACACAGATGTAGCTAAGGGTTATGGAACATCTCTTTCATCTCCTTTAGTTAGCAAAAAGACTCCATTATTGAGGCGTGCATCCAGCGTAATCTTAAGAAAAGCGTACCCTAAAAGAAAGGGTTCTGTCGGGCTATCTTCCTCTGTTCCATCTTCACCCCAGGCAGACCAATTGAGGGAGCAAAGCTCTTTAAGTAGCCCATGTGGATACGAAGATTTCACAACCGCAAACCCATTAAAGAACAGGATAAAACCCTCGTTAAGTGCTATCCTATCGCCAGCCTCCAGCGATCATGAAAATGATTACTTGGGATCTATTCCTGCATATGCTCCTACATTGATACATTCTGGAAGCGTATTGACACCAGCAACATCACCTATACTGTCAGTTACTTCTCCCATTTCATCATATCCTCCTTCATTTGGAAGTAAAGTTAAAAGAGGATTCTCAAGAATAATCGGTGGAGGCCAGTCCAAACCTATAGCCTCGCAGACAATAGAGTCTAGTATAACACCAGTTCCTTCTGCATATTCCACTTTTCAAGATACTGTGAGTGGTAGTTACAGGACTTCACCAGTAGATTCTGTTTTCACGACTGACGAGCTACATTCAATTGGCAAAAGCTCGATTGATCGACAAGGGTACTTGCGCTCTCCGGATAGCGCAATAGCATCTCAATCTTCATCCCTTCGTCATGTATCTACCAAGCGAGAACTTTTGTCATCTGTCACCAACAATTGCATTAATCCTAGAAGAAATCCTTCGAATAAAAATCAAAATAGTCAAAACGGCAGCGTGCTTCTTACAGGCTCAATTGGTCAAAACTTTAACCTTCCAAAGAGTAATAGCTCATCTAGTGTTTGTGCACAGAACAGTGCTACCAGTGCTACTAGCGAGTCTAGTATAGATCTCGATAGCAGCGGCCAATTTTCGAAATCGGAAGTTGAGGTTAATGTTGACGTAAATGCGCTAACGAAGAACTTACCTACAATCACGATTACCGAAAATTTTGGTGCTAAAAACACAACTCCTATCCAAACacaatcaaatatattgttaGATAAGGCCTACATCTCAGCTGTTAATGTTCCAAGCCTTTCAAAGGcaaaaagtaataataataaaactcGTAAAATCCCCCTAAAAGAATACATTCATATCTTGATGAGCCAACAGATGATAGAAGATCAAAGATTTGCTGTACTGGAAAATTCCTTTAACACCAGTGGCTGGTGTTCGAACGACGATATGTTGAATTTACGACAGAAGAGGGTCATCATTAATCGGAAGTGGGCAGAAAGAATTTCGTATTATCAAAATAAATTAGAAGCTTGA
- the MET28 gene encoding Met28p (similar to Ashbya gossypii AAR010W): MISAARAGGHGMKSTSITSKTRMHRNAKSESQSTLTSEQYKRRYRDICTNILKEIYDGTREGDVYEIADSLGSPHSEGSVAGAKDTNMPGDYRIMRANSEDISTGVGSPLSSTYFDVSRYGELSRQLQDLISNNSDLGSRLLSLLLVSTGNAEEIINQINKKGGGLSKLPDVKFANIQVSKQLSNGSLVSGCSDVPCDHRRISSEDRQRGSNDNESTVTVNDSGTLNSEGDDEDIIRLQMEKRKRNTEASARFRIRKKLREQEKLSKLRQLNVEISGMYKRIDELMEENKFWKQKLEEVNERKSKEVLDTIKRRNKAANFESANNAK, encoded by the coding sequence ATGATTAGTGCAGCTAGAGCAGGAGGACATGGCATGAAATCAACATCAATAACTTCTAAAACACGAATGCATCGTAATGCCAAGAGTGAATCACAGTCGACACTAACTTCAGAACAATATAAGAGAAGATATCGGGATATTTGCactaatattttgaaggagatATATGACGGTACACGAGAAGGAGATGTATATGAGATTGCTGACTCTTTAGGATCACCACATTCCGAGGGAAGCGTAGCAGGAGCTAAAGACACAAATATGCCAGGAGACTATAGAATTATGCGGGCCAATAGTGAGGATATTAGTACTGGCGTTGGTAGCCCTTTAAGTTCGACATATTTCGATGTGTCTAGGTATGGCGAATTGTCTCGCCAATTGCAAGATCTGATTTCCAATAACTCAGATTTGGGTTCTCGCTTGCTGTCGTTGTTGCTTGTTAGTACTGGAAACGCTGAGGAGATTATAAatcaaattaataaaaaaggtGGGGGCTTATCAAAATTACCTGACGTAAAGTTTGCCAATATTCAAGTGTCTAAGCAGTTATCTAATGGTTCTTTAGTTTCAGGCTGTTCTGATGTACCTTGTGATCATCGTCGAATATCCTCTGAGGATAGACAGAGAGGTTCAAATGACAATGAATCAACAGTGACTGTGAATGATTCCGGAACGTTGAATTCTGAAggagatgatgaagatattatcAGGTTGCAGATGgagaaaaggaaaagaaatacTGAGGCAAGTGCGAGATTTAGAATACGCAAGAAGCTACgagaacaagaaaaactGAGCAAGTTAAGACAGCTTAATGTAGAGATATCAGGAATGTACAAGCGGATTGATGAGTTGATGGAGGAGAATAAATTTTGGAAGCAAAAGCTCGAGGAAGTAAATGAAAGAAAGTCAAAGGAAGTATTGGATACTATCAAAAGAAGGAATAAAGCGGCTAACTTCGAGAGCGCCAATAACGCTAAATAA